A part of Acidobacteriota bacterium genomic DNA contains:
- a CDS encoding LysM peptidoglycan-binding domain-containing protein has translation MASFEELQSKYQAVLDKGHDVGLNVQNVNMEGDKILIRGTVPSDYGKNQLWEIIKGIDAGVSDAVIDINVQPGSTYTVVSGDTLSKIAKRFYGDANHYHAIAQASGISNPDHIEVGQEITLP, from the coding sequence ATGGCCAGTTTTGAAGAATTACAATCGAAGTACCAGGCGGTTTTGGACAAAGGTCACGATGTTGGTCTGAATGTTCAGAACGTAAACATGGAAGGCGACAAAATTCTGATTCGCGGCACCGTTCCATCGGACTATGGCAAAAACCAGTTGTGGGAAATCATCAAAGGCATTGATGCTGGGGTTTCCGACGCCGTCATTGACATCAATGTGCAACCCGGTTCAACGTATACAGTTGTTTCCGGCGACACGCTGTCAAAAATTGCCAAGCGGTTTTACGGCGATGCGAATCATTACCACGCCATTGCGCAAGCCAGCGGCATTTCCAATCCCGACCACATCGAAGTCGGGCAGGAAATCACGCTGCCATAA
- a CDS encoding deoxyhypusine synthase family protein, producing the protein MIRRIKGAKYLTKPTDPLQVDRDRSVPGLLDKMEKISFQGRNLAVAHQIWLQMLQENAVVFMGLSGAMVPAGMRRLVAYLIKNRCIDVLVATGANIFHDLHETLGRHHYIGDTKLSDAELMEERVDRIYDTFASEEEFREAYEWIGGFAKELDNTHPYSTREFLHLLGRELSEIATEDGILTSAFKSRVPIFCPAITDSAFGVSIGLSRIEKKNQFQFDVIQDVVEMAQIVSKSRSTGMVLFGGGTPKTFIQQSETAAAMLHNTTRGHKFAVQIVTDSGDYGGYSGADFDQAQSFGKMSKNHRSVTVRCDATIAMPLLVTALSQTASKAMRTRKRIQFSFGKDLAISMP; encoded by the coding sequence ATGATCCGAAGAATCAAAGGCGCAAAATATCTGACCAAGCCCACCGATCCCCTGCAGGTTGACCGTGACCGCAGCGTCCCCGGTTTGCTGGATAAGATGGAGAAAATTTCCTTCCAGGGTCGCAATCTGGCCGTGGCACATCAAATCTGGCTGCAGATGCTGCAGGAAAATGCAGTCGTGTTCATGGGGTTGAGCGGGGCGATGGTTCCGGCAGGTATGCGACGGTTGGTTGCGTATCTGATCAAAAATCGTTGCATTGATGTGTTGGTTGCCACGGGTGCAAACATCTTCCATGACCTGCACGAAACTTTGGGACGCCATCATTACATCGGCGACACTAAACTCAGCGACGCCGAATTGATGGAAGAGCGCGTTGACCGCATTTACGATACCTTCGCTTCGGAAGAAGAATTCCGCGAAGCCTATGAATGGATTGGCGGGTTCGCCAAGGAACTGGATAACACGCACCCCTATTCGACGCGCGAGTTCCTTCACCTGCTCGGTCGCGAACTGAGCGAAATCGCCACTGAAGACGGGATTCTGACGTCGGCGTTCAAATCGCGCGTGCCGATTTTCTGTCCGGCCATCACCGACAGCGCTTTTGGCGTTTCAATCGGCTTGAGCCGCATCGAGAAGAAAAATCAATTCCAGTTCGATGTGATTCAGGACGTAGTCGAAATGGCCCAAATCGTTTCCAAATCGCGTTCAACGGGGATGGTGCTCTTTGGCGGCGGCACTCCCAAAACCTTTATCCAGCAGAGCGAAACGGCGGCGGCGATGTTGCACAACACGACGCGTGGCCACAAATTCGCGGTGCAAATCGTGACGGATTCCGGCGATTACGGCGGTTATTCCGGGGCCGATTTCGACCAGGCTCAATCCTTTGGCAAAATGTCGAAAAATCATCGGTCCGTCACCGTACGGTGCGATGCAACCATCGCCATGCCATTGCTGGTGACGGCGCTTTCACAGACGGCTTCAAAAGCCATGCGCACCCGCAAACGCATTCAATTCAGTTTTGGCAAGGACTTGGCGATTTCAATGCCCTGA
- the speA gene encoding biosynthetic arginine decarboxylase, with product MKSAIAEVAQVYGIENWGAGYFGINSQGHLIVRPSEGDPRNVDVKKIVDDLIARRVKMPVLLRFPQIFANQVRKMNQSFRAAMKEFDYKGEHKAVFPLKVNQRRHVIEAYLEEAGKYNYGLEAGSKPELYAAIAMEQSPDSLLICNGFKDNSFIDLAFVGTQAGKNIVIVIEKLSELPRVIERARQTGVRPMVGMRVRLYTRGSGRWEKSGGEQSKFGLTTTELLQAIKLLRDAEMLDMLRVLHFHIGSQITQIKRVKAGVKEAARVYAKIRKMGIDVDHLNVGGGAGVDYDGSKTSFESSVNYTLQEFANDVIYTIKSVCQEENVAEPNVITESGRVLVAYHAMLVTNIVDEIETVQGIHNVTMTGNEAQVIKELYDLYKTMNSKNFLEYYHDALEHKEELFTLFDLGFISLEDRAKGEILFWEVCDRANNYAKLTQVKSEEFDDLRKLLSAKYLCNFSVFRSLPDHWGIDQLFPIIPIHKLNETPTDTATLCDITCDSDGVVDRFVDLHDVKEVLEVHDLKNSDPYFLGMMLIGAYQEVMGNFHNLFGTTNEAHVIISGDGEYHISRVINGSNVGDMVSFAKYEKEFLQDGFRTLLDRQIKKGKLAQTSAGHLMDEYESHFEGYTYLDTNGHN from the coding sequence ATGAAATCAGCCATCGCTGAGGTTGCTCAGGTTTACGGCATAGAAAACTGGGGAGCCGGTTACTTTGGAATCAATTCGCAGGGACATTTGATTGTCCGACCTTCCGAAGGCGATCCCAGAAACGTTGACGTCAAAAAGATTGTTGACGATTTGATTGCCCGGCGCGTGAAAATGCCGGTGCTGTTACGATTCCCGCAAATTTTCGCCAATCAGGTTCGCAAAATGAACCAGTCCTTCCGTGCGGCGATGAAAGAGTTTGATTACAAAGGCGAACATAAAGCGGTTTTCCCGCTCAAGGTCAATCAGCGACGGCATGTCATCGAAGCTTACCTGGAAGAAGCGGGCAAGTATAATTACGGATTGGAAGCCGGAAGCAAACCCGAATTGTACGCCGCCATTGCCATGGAACAATCACCGGATTCCCTGCTGATCTGCAATGGCTTCAAAGACAACAGTTTCATTGATCTGGCATTCGTCGGCACCCAAGCTGGAAAAAATATCGTCATCGTCATTGAAAAATTGAGCGAATTGCCGCGCGTCATTGAGCGCGCCCGGCAAACCGGGGTTCGTCCGATGGTTGGGATGCGCGTTCGACTTTATACGCGAGGGTCTGGCCGTTGGGAAAAATCCGGCGGAGAGCAATCCAAGTTCGGTTTGACAACCACGGAATTGTTGCAGGCGATCAAACTGCTTCGCGATGCCGAAATGCTGGATATGTTGCGCGTGCTGCATTTTCACATCGGATCGCAAATCACGCAGATCAAACGCGTCAAAGCCGGAGTCAAAGAAGCGGCTCGCGTGTATGCCAAAATCCGTAAAATGGGAATTGATGTTGATCATCTGAATGTCGGCGGTGGCGCAGGCGTGGATTACGACGGCAGCAAAACCAGCTTTGAATCGTCGGTCAATTACACCTTGCAGGAATTCGCCAACGACGTGATCTATACGATCAAAAGCGTTTGCCAGGAAGAAAACGTCGCTGAACCGAACGTAATAACTGAATCCGGACGAGTGTTGGTGGCGTATCACGCAATGTTGGTCACCAATATTGTTGACGAAATTGAAACCGTGCAGGGAATTCACAACGTGACGATGACGGGCAACGAAGCTCAGGTCATCAAAGAATTGTACGACCTGTACAAGACGATGAATTCCAAAAACTTCCTGGAGTATTACCACGACGCACTGGAACACAAAGAAGAACTTTTCACGCTCTTCGATCTGGGCTTTATCAGCCTGGAAGACCGGGCCAAAGGAGAAATCCTCTTTTGGGAAGTATGCGATCGTGCGAACAATTACGCCAAGTTGACTCAGGTCAAATCGGAAGAATTTGATGACCTGAGGAAACTGCTTTCGGCAAAGTACCTGTGCAATTTTTCGGTTTTCCGTTCACTGCCGGATCACTGGGGAATTGATCAGCTCTTTCCGATCATTCCAATTCATAAACTGAACGAAACTCCAACCGACACCGCAACCTTGTGCGATATCACTTGTGATTCTGACGGCGTGGTGGATCGTTTTGTGGATTTGCACGACGTGAAAGAGGTTTTGGAGGTTCATGACCTGAAAAACAGCGATCCCTATTTTCTGGGAATGATGCTGATCGGCGCGTATCAGGAAGTGATGGGAAATTTCCATAACTTGTTTGGCACAACCAACGAAGCGCACGTCATAATTTCTGGCGACGGTGAATATCACATCAGCCGCGTCATTAACGGCTCCAACGTTGGCGATATGGTTTCATTCGCCAAATACGAAAAAGAGTTCTTGCAGGACGGTTTCCGCACCCTGCTCGATAGACAGATCAAGAAAGGAAAGCTGGCCCAAACGTCCGCAGGCCATCTGATGGACGAGTACGAAAGCCATTTTGAAGGTTATACGTACCTGGACACCAACGGACACAACTAA
- a CDS encoding thymidine phosphorylase has product MRPQDLIEKKRDGKELTRDEIAFLIRGYTRDEIPDYQMAAWLMAGFLRGLTDAETVALVEEMLYSGDVLTHDHVPLPKVDKHSTGGVGDKTSLVIAPIAAACGVAVPMISGRALAHTGGTLDKLEAIPGFRTNLSLDEFKDVLARCGLSLIGQTKEIAPADRKLYALRDLTATVPFRPFICASVMSKKLAEGIDGLVLDVKTGNGAFMREFEDSKKLAEALTTIGRRMGKRVTALITDMNQPLGRWVGNAVETQEAIECLQGNLEGDFAELNIELAAQMIAVGGVETDLAKARQRSREAISSGEALEKFKAVIEAQGGDPRICDDPKLLPQAMKQHTFAAPSSGFLTGIETDEIGRIVMDWGGGRRRLEDKIDYSVGLYIHLKLGDEVKAGAPLVTAYFNDESKVGEMLARIHAAFTIEAFPTEREPLIKLIL; this is encoded by the coding sequence ATGCGTCCACAAGATTTGATTGAAAAGAAACGCGACGGCAAAGAGCTGACTCGCGACGAAATTGCTTTTTTGATTCGCGGCTACACGCGCGATGAAATTCCCGATTATCAGATGGCGGCCTGGCTGATGGCCGGATTTCTGCGCGGACTGACCGACGCCGAAACCGTCGCCTTGGTCGAAGAGATGCTCTATTCCGGCGACGTGCTGACGCACGACCACGTGCCGCTGCCCAAAGTGGACAAACATTCCACGGGCGGAGTCGGCGATAAAACGTCGCTCGTCATTGCGCCGATTGCGGCGGCTTGTGGTGTGGCCGTGCCGATGATTTCGGGCCGCGCACTGGCTCATACCGGAGGCACGCTGGATAAGCTGGAAGCCATTCCGGGCTTTCGCACCAATTTGTCGCTGGATGAATTCAAAGATGTCCTGGCGCGGTGCGGGTTGTCATTGATCGGACAGACGAAAGAAATTGCTCCGGCAGATCGCAAGCTGTATGCGCTGCGCGATCTGACGGCGACCGTTCCCTTTCGCCCGTTTATCTGCGCTTCGGTGATGTCAAAGAAACTGGCCGAAGGCATTGACGGGCTGGTGCTGGACGTCAAAACCGGCAACGGCGCGTTCATGCGCGAGTTTGAGGATTCGAAAAAACTGGCCGAAGCGTTAACGACGATTGGCCGTCGAATGGGTAAACGAGTGACGGCGCTGATTACAGACATGAACCAGCCGCTTGGCCGCTGGGTAGGCAACGCGGTTGAGACTCAAGAAGCCATTGAATGTTTGCAAGGAAACCTGGAAGGCGATTTTGCCGAGCTAAACATTGAACTGGCTGCACAGATGATCGCAGTCGGCGGAGTCGAAACCGACTTGGCAAAAGCTCGCCAGCGTTCGCGAGAAGCCATCAGTTCCGGAGAGGCTCTGGAAAAGTTTAAAGCCGTTATCGAGGCCCAAGGCGGCGACCCGCGCATTTGCGACGATCCGAAATTGCTGCCTCAAGCAATGAAACAGCATACATTCGCCGCCCCAAGCTCCGGTTTCCTCACGGGGATTGAAACAGATGAAATTGGTCGTATCGTGATGGATTGGGGTGGCGGGCGTCGGCGATTGGAGGACAAGATTGATTATTCGGTTGGTCTATACATTCACCTGAAGCTCGGCGATGAAGTGAAGGCGGGTGCTCCTTTGGTCACGGCTTATTTCAACGACGAATCCAAAGTTGGGGAGATGCTGGCAAGAATACACGCTGCATTTACAATTGAGGCCTTTCCCACTGAACGCGAACCGCTCATCAAGTTGATCCTTTGA
- a CDS encoding HAD hydrolase-like protein yields MPNPIEVIAFDADDTLWHNENIYRDTQSRVIEILAQYHDAEWIERRMYETEVKNLEHYGYGFKGFTLSMIETAIELTEGRISGTEIGQMIEITREMVRAPVVLLDSVEEAITELSTNHDLMLITKGELFEQEAKIIRSGLAERFSKIEIVRTKTPAIYRGLITKHKLNPQGFLMVGNSMRSDILPVLEIGGRAVHIPYETTWEHELVPEEELADKDFLQLTSIRELPALIEKLK; encoded by the coding sequence ATGCCCAATCCAATAGAAGTAATCGCGTTCGACGCTGACGATACGCTGTGGCACAACGAAAACATTTACCGTGACACGCAAAGCCGCGTTATCGAAATCCTGGCCCAATATCACGACGCCGAATGGATTGAGCGGCGAATGTACGAAACCGAAGTCAAAAACCTGGAACATTACGGTTACGGGTTCAAAGGCTTCACGCTTTCGATGATCGAAACGGCGATTGAATTGACCGAAGGCCGCATCAGCGGAACCGAAATCGGTCAGATGATTGAAATCACGCGCGAAATGGTCCGTGCACCCGTCGTCTTGCTCGATAGCGTGGAAGAAGCCATCACCGAACTTTCCACCAACCACGATTTGATGCTGATTACCAAAGGCGAACTGTTTGAACAGGAAGCTAAAATCATTCGCTCCGGCTTGGCCGAACGATTCAGCAAAATCGAAATCGTCCGCACTAAAACACCGGCAATTTATCGCGGGCTGATCACTAAACATAAACTCAATCCGCAGGGCTTTTTGATGGTGGGTAATTCAATGCGCTCCGACATTCTGCCCGTGCTGGAAATTGGCGGGCGGGCCGTCCACATTCCTTACGAAACCACCTGGGAACACGAACTCGTTCCCGAAGAAGAATTGGCGGACAAAGACTTCCTGCAACTGACCAGCATCCGCGAATTGCCGGCATTGATCGAAAAACTGAAATAA
- a CDS encoding exo-alpha-sialidase, with amino-acid sequence MKMRSHLLLIFALLTIGGGTFAAAQTPKLKLLSVKKIWDQGDHNAFTDLIRFNNRWFCIFREGKGHADGEGKLRVLTSREGETWESAALIDLPGRDLRDAKFSLAPGNKLMLVCGAADPSRNPQADFFSFVSFSNDGKQWSKLERIQGFNSRSWLWRVVWHKGWAYGVAYSWEPDILKSGRRNFAVIARSRDGIHYQRISKDLEGLNEAALMFDRNDNLIVVLRSVDSAPNATIAESRSPFTDWKTKPLIVNGWQNKLGGPAVLRLPNGRMVAGGRLYGDKITRTGVGLIDLASGQLANIVELPSGGDNSYPGLVWHEGKLWMSYYSSHEGKTSIYLAKIEVMK; translated from the coding sequence ATGAAGATGCGTTCCCACCTGCTGTTGATTTTCGCATTGCTAACGATTGGTGGCGGCACATTTGCCGCTGCTCAAACGCCAAAACTCAAGCTCCTTTCTGTCAAAAAAATCTGGGATCAAGGCGACCACAACGCCTTCACGGATTTGATTCGCTTCAACAACCGCTGGTTCTGCATTTTTCGCGAGGGCAAGGGCCATGCCGACGGCGAAGGCAAATTGCGCGTGCTGACTTCGCGCGAGGGCGAGACGTGGGAATCCGCTGCGTTGATTGACCTTCCCGGCAGAGATTTGCGCGATGCGAAATTCTCACTCGCTCCGGGAAACAAGTTGATGTTGGTGTGTGGCGCGGCAGATCCTTCGCGCAATCCGCAAGCGGATTTTTTCTCGTTCGTCAGTTTTTCAAACGACGGAAAACAGTGGAGCAAGCTGGAACGAATCCAAGGCTTCAATTCACGAAGCTGGTTGTGGCGCGTCGTGTGGCATAAAGGCTGGGCGTATGGCGTGGCATATTCGTGGGAACCGGACATATTGAAAAGCGGGCGCCGCAATTTCGCCGTCATCGCACGCAGCCGTGACGGCATTCATTACCAACGTATCTCGAAAGACCTGGAAGGTTTGAACGAAGCCGCATTGATGTTTGACCGCAATGACAACCTGATTGTTGTGCTCCGCTCCGTGGACAGTGCCCCGAATGCCACCATTGCCGAATCGCGCAGCCCATTCACCGACTGGAAAACCAAACCATTGATCGTTAATGGTTGGCAGAACAAATTGGGCGGCCCGGCAGTATTACGATTGCCGAATGGACGAATGGTCGCTGGCGGCAGACTGTATGGAGACAAAATCACACGAACGGGAGTCGGTTTGATAGACTTGGCATCCGGGCAACTGGCAAACATTGTCGAACTGCCCAGCGGCGGCGACAACAGCTATCCGGGCCTGGTCTGGCACGAAGGCAAATTGTGGATGAGTTATTACAGTTCGCATGAAGGCAAAACTTCGATCTATCTGGCAAAGATTGAAGTAATGAAATGA
- a CDS encoding 2-C-methyl-D-erythritol 2,4-cyclodiphosphate synthase has translation MNALHRIGIGNDIHRLVEGRKLILGGVEIPFDKGLRGHSDGDSLSHAITDALLGAAGLGDIGTHFSDKDARWKNADSMIFLRHVCELLDERGYRIGNVDATILAERPKMMPHIPEMKAKLAETMAIDPSQLNIKAKTNEGFDAIGRGEAIAAQAIALIFKSE, from the coding sequence ATGAACGCATTACATCGAATAGGCATCGGCAACGACATCCACCGTCTGGTTGAAGGCCGAAAACTGATTTTGGGCGGCGTCGAAATCCCGTTCGACAAAGGTTTACGGGGACATTCCGACGGCGACAGTTTGAGCCACGCCATCACCGACGCGCTGCTCGGCGCGGCGGGATTGGGCGACATCGGCACGCATTTTTCGGACAAAGACGCCCGGTGGAAAAATGCCGATAGCATGATATTTCTGCGTCACGTTTGCGAATTGCTGGATGAACGCGGCTACCGCATCGGAAACGTGGACGCGACAATTTTGGCCGAACGCCCAAAGATGATGCCGCACATTCCAGAGATGAAAGCCAAGCTCGCGGAAACAATGGCGATTGATCCGTCGCAGCTCAACATCAAAGCCAAAACCAACGAAGGATTCGACGCCATCGGGCGTGGCGAAGCGATTGCCGCTCAGGCCATCGCGTTGATTTTCAAAAGCGAATGA
- a CDS encoding cupin domain-containing protein: MKFTVRDCFVAACAVIVTIGCVKLTNSFTSAAQGKPVPPTMTSSVFEWEKMVAKPSKVGAARQVFQNPTPTLDELECHITTLNPGATPHEPHKHVDEELVLVKEGTVESLVNGERRKAGPGSVIFQSSNQLHAIRNVGDTPATYFVVKWNSPGMMRPLSNWNPPKKQ; encoded by the coding sequence ATGAAATTCACCGTCAGAGATTGTTTTGTTGCCGCGTGCGCCGTCATCGTCACGATCGGTTGCGTCAAGCTGACAAATTCTTTCACCAGCGCTGCACAGGGAAAACCGGTTCCGCCGACGATGACCTCGTCTGTATTTGAATGGGAAAAAATGGTCGCCAAACCCAGTAAAGTTGGCGCGGCGCGGCAGGTTTTTCAAAACCCTACGCCGACGCTGGATGAATTGGAATGCCACATCACCACGCTCAATCCCGGCGCGACGCCACACGAGCCGCACAAACACGTGGACGAAGAGTTGGTTCTGGTCAAAGAAGGCACTGTTGAATCGCTGGTCAACGGCGAGCGCCGCAAAGCCGGTCCAGGCTCCGTCATCTTTCAATCGTCGAATCAGCTTCACGCCATACGCAACGTCGGCGACACGCCTGCGACGTATTTTGTCGTGAAATGGAATTCGCCGGGAATGATGCGCCCGCTGAGCAATTGGAATCCACCCAAAAAGCAATGA
- the ispD gene encoding 2-C-methyl-D-erythritol 4-phosphate cytidylyltransferase, which produces MNVAIIPAAGSGSRLGGQIPKQFLEIAGAPILAHTISRFVSCEDIGAIAVALPADKLDEFRARNRGARILKPIFYVHGGAERSDSILNALETVAELHPEIVAVHDAVRPFITPAQIGSVIAKAREIGAAILALPATDTIKEVEDGLIQRTIDRRRIWRAQTPQAFRYELLMRANLEARQAGLPSVLTTDDSLLIERLGSPVAVVEGSPNNIKITTPEDLILAEKLFEQLNKEHP; this is translated from the coding sequence ATGAATGTGGCAATCATTCCCGCCGCCGGAAGCGGATCGCGGCTTGGCGGGCAAATCCCAAAACAGTTTCTGGAAATCGCCGGGGCCCCGATACTGGCGCACACCATCAGCCGCTTTGTTTCCTGTGAAGACATTGGAGCCATTGCCGTCGCTTTACCCGCCGATAAACTTGACGAATTTCGTGCCCGAAATCGGGGCGCGCGAATCCTCAAACCCATTTTTTACGTTCACGGCGGAGCTGAACGCAGCGATTCGATTTTGAATGCACTGGAAACCGTCGCGGAACTCCATCCCGAAATCGTCGCCGTTCATGACGCCGTTCGCCCCTTCATCACGCCCGCGCAAATCGGCTCGGTTATCGCCAAAGCCAGAGAGATTGGCGCGGCGATTCTGGCTCTGCCCGCAACCGACACCATCAAGGAAGTGGAGGACGGATTGATTCAGCGTACCATTGATCGCCGCCGCATTTGGCGCGCGCAAACTCCGCAGGCATTTCGCTATGAACTGTTGATGCGCGCCAATCTGGAAGCGCGCCAAGCCGGGCTGCCTTCGGTGTTGACAACGGATGATTCCCTGCTGATTGAACGGCTGGGATCGCCTGTTGCCGTTGTCGAAGGTTCGCCGAACAACATCAAAATCACTACGCCGGAAGATTTGATTCTGGCTGAAAAACTGTTTGAACAACTCAACAAGGAGCATCCATGA
- a CDS encoding TRAM domain-containing protein, producing MHADIILIRTVFILIFVTAGALIQPIPEFVGKQIGLPGGSRLLSAIVAAMLASGIIFFELRIRQASLKTLIGAAIGSILGIFGASLMGFLITAQQWDTPVKSFLTLSLTLFMAYCGLLVGAAKGDYLDLSALGGILSDRTTKLGYKILDTSVIIDGRVADIAEAGFMGGTILIPQFVLRELQQIADSSDSAKRNRGRRGLDILQRIQKNQGLDVQIHEADFPQVKEVDLKLIELGKQLNAPIVTNDFNLNKVAHLRGVEVLNINELANALKPVVLPGEIMKVFVLKEGKEYNQGVAYLDDGTMVVVDNARRMIGKNVDMIVTSVLQTTAGKMIFGRVDDTKPENNRNDTRDYRERPSRPTPVPAGHESAAEIE from the coding sequence ATGCATGCAGACATAATTTTGATTCGAACTGTATTCATCCTGATTTTTGTGACTGCCGGAGCTTTAATTCAGCCCATTCCTGAATTTGTTGGGAAACAGATTGGTTTGCCCGGAGGTTCGCGATTGCTATCGGCAATCGTAGCGGCAATGTTGGCAAGCGGAATCATTTTTTTTGAGCTTCGCATTCGACAGGCTTCCTTGAAAACCTTGATTGGCGCAGCCATTGGTTCCATTTTAGGAATCTTTGGCGCCAGTTTGATGGGCTTTCTGATTACGGCTCAACAATGGGACACGCCGGTGAAATCCTTCCTGACGTTGTCGCTGACATTATTTATGGCCTATTGCGGATTGCTGGTCGGCGCAGCCAAAGGCGATTATCTGGATTTGTCCGCGCTCGGCGGAATTCTCAGCGACCGCACGACCAAGCTTGGCTACAAGATTCTGGACACCAGCGTCATCATTGACGGGCGCGTCGCAGACATTGCCGAAGCAGGCTTTATGGGCGGCACAATTCTGATCCCGCAATTCGTCCTGCGCGAACTGCAGCAAATTGCCGATTCGTCGGATTCCGCCAAACGCAATCGAGGCCGTCGCGGTTTGGACATTTTGCAGCGCATTCAGAAAAACCAGGGACTGGACGTGCAAATTCATGAAGCAGACTTCCCGCAAGTCAAGGAAGTGGATTTGAAATTGATTGAACTCGGCAAACAGCTCAACGCGCCCATTGTCACCAATGATTTCAATTTGAACAAAGTCGCGCACCTGCGCGGCGTCGAGGTTTTGAACATCAACGAACTGGCGAACGCCTTGAAACCGGTGGTACTGCCCGGCGAAATCATGAAGGTGTTCGTACTGAAAGAAGGCAAGGAATACAACCAGGGCGTGGCGTATCTGGACGATGGGACAATGGTGGTGGTTGATAACGCGCGGCGAATGATCGGCAAAAACGTGGATATGATCGTCACCAGCGTACTGCAGACCACGGCGGGCAAAATGATCTTCGGGCGAGTGGATGACACCAAACCGGAAAACAATCGCAACGACACACGCGATTATCGCGAACGCCCATCGCGTCCGACTCCGGTTCCTGCCGGCCACGAATCGGCTGCGGAAATCGAGTAG
- a CDS encoding VWA domain-containing protein, giving the protein MKRQKAKGKRQKFTAALALFTLVFGSLLFLPSTYSQSGRPGQDPKKQKPEVVPPNIPQPKIRVPETLPPKKKDEEDTIRIDSDLVTIVTTISKKSPTDSLNLSAADFEILEDGVLQEIANFARDAEQPLNLVMLFDTSLSVTQKLSFEKRATTKFLERVLRPQDRAALFAVSTDVEVVQDFTNRLPALVQATKQLKPQGATSLYDGIYLAADYLKATKGRRVIVIISDGGDTTSQKGLLEALKNAQQSDAVVYSVFTGNFGFSQNLRDLAGERALETLAVETGGEVFRPKATPGTQSEEIDEQSLKELDQAFTSLAEQLRTQFILGFLSTNEKRDGTFRKLNVKVKKAGYAARARAGYYAPKN; this is encoded by the coding sequence ATGAAAAGGCAAAAGGCAAAAGGCAAAAGGCAAAAATTTACAGCGGCCCTTGCGCTGTTCACCCTGGTATTTGGATCATTGCTTTTTCTTCCTTCGACTTACAGCCAAAGCGGTCGCCCCGGACAAGACCCGAAAAAGCAAAAGCCGGAAGTCGTCCCACCCAACATTCCGCAACCCAAGATCCGCGTTCCTGAAACTCTACCGCCCAAGAAAAAAGACGAAGAAGACACCATTCGTATTGACAGCGATCTGGTGACGATTGTCACGACCATTTCCAAAAAATCGCCGACCGATTCGCTGAACCTGTCGGCGGCGGATTTTGAGATTCTGGAAGACGGCGTGTTGCAGGAAATCGCCAACTTTGCGCGCGACGCAGAACAGCCGTTGAACCTGGTGATGTTGTTCGATACGAGTTTGAGCGTGACGCAAAAATTGAGCTTTGAAAAACGGGCGACGACGAAATTTCTGGAGCGCGTACTGCGTCCGCAAGACCGTGCGGCGCTTTTTGCCGTTTCCACCGACGTGGAAGTCGTTCAGGATTTCACCAACCGATTGCCCGCATTGGTTCAAGCGACCAAACAGTTGAAACCGCAAGGCGCGACGTCGCTGTACGACGGAATTTACCTGGCCGCCGATTACCTGAAAGCCACTAAAGGTCGCCGTGTGATCGTCATCATTTCCGACGGCGGCGATACCACCAGCCAGAAAGGCTTGCTCGAAGCCCTGAAAAACGCGCAACAGTCCGATGCCGTCGTTTATTCCGTATTCACAGGGAATTTTGGCTTTTCCCAAAACCTACGCGATTTGGCGGGGGAGCGCGCATTGGAAACGCTGGCCGTCGAAACCGGCGGGGAAGTTTTCCGTCCCAAAGCCACGCCCGGCACGCAAAGCGAGGAAATTGACGAACAATCCTTGAAAGAACTTGATCAGGCGTTCACCAGTCTGGCGGAGCAGCTTCGCACGCAATTCATCCTGGGATTCCTTTCCACCAACGAAAAACGCGATGGCACGTTTCGTAAACTCAACGTGAAGGTCAAAAAAGCCGGATACGCCGCCCGCGCGCGCGCCGGATACTATGCGCCTAAAAACTGA